A genomic segment from Actinoplanes sichuanensis encodes:
- a CDS encoding GGDEF domain-containing protein → MRSGVFATAQLCRIRADGKTGHLCGEGRWRTAYGRPAGTVLPLLTCAVYVLAVLILIWPGGIPVNARMGVSHNAVLLAALVGVIRAARHRRLDRLERRPWWILCASLLTLAVSGAALGAMGPEGLTRLSPAMIVGVGLHLVTLMLMLVGLLSFRAQPLDHRERLKLGLDVMTAAGGAFMALWYLIISPALAGTTQRTTVQVLVLATITVADMVVIVGAGTVFYRGVRQVSRRPMRLVLAAVTWYLALDIILSFTPAAGTGELPGWVAAAMITPVFLIAMAAEEQCRGATAGAAEQRVERLAGAVAPLPYLGLSAGFGIFALAAAESGPYPWAGLVACSIVMTGGVVARQIVAMRENHRLMLTDGLTGLANRTRLTRAVRGAVERGRRTGRPVGLLLIDLNGFKQVNDTLGHDAGDMLLVAFADLLRAATPPGGTAGRLGGDEFAVVLPDAGTEGAGAATEVAQLILARAAESPIDYRGTPMRLRASIGVAVSEAGTVDDRDLLQHADQAMYTAKRRGTQGWHRYGDDPATELAAAVDDGRLRLDYRPVHSLTTGAVIAVQPRVSWPHPRLGLIDEPELRPVAERAGLGAALLGWTVQTAGRQLGAWQGRLPADRSLRLSIRVSAAELAADRFADDLLARLTRGGTAPSDLVLEVDDTTLPGGAALTELRRHGVRVALDAFTTGYTAYSEAVDLLKVGDCLVDGTPGATVDCVVRLGRILHGGDGPDRSGPLSADEVTTLLHSRPSAEPSMA, encoded by the coding sequence ATGCGCTCCGGAGTGTTCGCCACGGCTCAACTCTGCCGGATCCGCGCCGATGGGAAGACGGGCCATCTGTGCGGGGAGGGGCGATGGCGGACCGCGTACGGCCGGCCGGCCGGCACCGTCCTGCCGCTACTGACCTGCGCGGTGTACGTCCTCGCCGTGCTGATCCTGATCTGGCCCGGCGGCATCCCGGTGAACGCCCGCATGGGTGTGTCGCACAACGCCGTACTGCTGGCGGCGCTGGTCGGGGTGATCCGGGCCGCTCGCCACCGGAGGCTCGACCGGCTGGAGCGGCGCCCGTGGTGGATCCTGTGCGCCTCGCTGCTGACCCTGGCCGTGTCCGGGGCCGCGCTCGGTGCGATGGGGCCGGAGGGGCTCACCCGGCTCTCCCCGGCGATGATCGTCGGTGTCGGCCTGCACCTGGTCACGCTGATGCTGATGCTGGTCGGGCTGCTCTCCTTCCGTGCGCAGCCGCTCGACCACCGCGAGCGCCTGAAGCTCGGCCTGGACGTGATGACCGCGGCCGGCGGGGCGTTCATGGCGCTCTGGTACCTGATCATCAGCCCGGCACTGGCCGGCACCACCCAGCGCACGACGGTCCAGGTACTGGTACTGGCCACGATCACGGTCGCCGACATGGTCGTCATCGTCGGGGCGGGCACGGTCTTCTACCGCGGCGTACGGCAGGTGTCCCGCCGGCCGATGCGCCTGGTCTTGGCCGCCGTGACGTGGTACCTGGCGCTCGACATCATCCTGTCGTTCACCCCGGCCGCCGGGACCGGGGAACTGCCCGGCTGGGTCGCCGCCGCGATGATCACACCGGTGTTCCTGATCGCGATGGCCGCCGAGGAACAGTGCCGCGGTGCCACCGCCGGTGCCGCCGAGCAGCGGGTGGAGCGGCTGGCCGGGGCCGTCGCACCCCTGCCGTACCTCGGGCTGTCCGCCGGTTTCGGGATCTTCGCCCTGGCCGCCGCCGAGTCCGGACCGTATCCATGGGCCGGTCTGGTGGCCTGCTCGATCGTGATGACCGGGGGTGTGGTGGCCCGCCAGATCGTGGCCATGCGGGAGAACCATCGGCTGATGCTGACCGACGGCCTCACCGGCCTGGCCAACCGGACCCGGCTCACCCGGGCGGTGCGCGGCGCCGTCGAACGCGGGCGCCGCACCGGACGTCCGGTCGGCCTGCTACTCATCGACCTCAACGGGTTCAAGCAGGTCAACGACACGCTCGGGCACGACGCGGGCGACATGTTGCTGGTCGCGTTCGCCGACCTGCTGCGTGCCGCCACACCGCCGGGCGGCACCGCGGGCCGGCTCGGTGGCGACGAGTTCGCGGTGGTGTTGCCGGACGCCGGGACCGAGGGGGCCGGCGCCGCGACCGAGGTGGCGCAGCTGATCCTGGCCCGGGCCGCCGAGTCGCCGATCGACTACCGGGGCACGCCGATGCGGCTGCGGGCCAGCATCGGCGTCGCCGTGTCCGAAGCCGGGACGGTCGACGACCGGGACCTCCTGCAGCACGCCGACCAGGCGATGTACACCGCGAAGCGGCGTGGGACACAGGGCTGGCACCGGTACGGCGACGACCCGGCCACCGAACTCGCCGCAGCGGTCGACGACGGCCGGTTGCGGCTGGACTACCGGCCGGTCCATTCGCTGACGACGGGTGCGGTGATCGCCGTACAGCCCCGGGTGTCCTGGCCGCATCCGCGGCTCGGTCTGATCGACGAACCGGAACTACGGCCGGTGGCCGAGCGTGCCGGCCTCGGTGCGGCGCTGCTCGGCTGGACCGTGCAGACCGCCGGCCGGCAACTGGGCGCCTGGCAGGGCCGTCTCCCGGCCGACCGGTCGTTGCGGCTGAGCATCCGGGTGTCCGCCGCCGAGCTTGCCGCCGACAGGTTCGCCGACGACCTGCTCGCCCGGCTGACCCGCGGCGGCACCGCGCCGTCCGACCTGGTGCTGGAGGTGGACGACACCACCCTTCCCGGCGGCGCGGCCCTCACCGAGCTGCGACGACACGGGGTACGGGTCGCGCTCGACGCCTTCACCACCGGCTACACCGCGTACTCGGAGGCCGTCGACCTGCTCAAGGTCGGCGACTGCCTGGTCGACGGCACGCCGGGCGCCACCGTCGACTGCGTGGTCCGGCTCGGGCGGATCCTGCACGGCGGCGACGGCCCGGATCGGAGCGGCCCGCTGTCCGCGGACGAGGTCACGACGCTTCTGCACAGCCGGCCATCGGCCGAACCGTCGATGGCCTGA
- a CDS encoding lipoate--protein ligase family protein, translating to MIFIEVDQPGDPVHDMALGPRLLREGIGDARDILRIYSPQPTAAFSRRDSLRPGYQRAADAVQLTGFRPVVRPQGGSLAAYHHGSVVVDHVHRAVGEPLQPVERFQRYAAMHAAVLVALGADARIGPVPGEYCPGDYSINAGGAKIVGSAQRVTRDGWLFSTVIQVTGAARLREVLTPAYAELGYDFEPATVGALEDVVAGVTVPTVADAVRAAYRALS from the coding sequence GTGATCTTCATCGAGGTGGACCAGCCCGGTGACCCGGTGCACGACATGGCGCTCGGGCCGCGGCTGCTGCGCGAGGGCATCGGGGACGCCCGGGACATCCTGCGGATCTACTCGCCACAGCCGACCGCCGCGTTCAGTCGCCGCGACAGCCTGCGGCCCGGCTATCAGCGGGCGGCCGACGCCGTACAGCTGACGGGTTTCCGGCCGGTCGTGCGCCCGCAGGGCGGCAGCCTCGCCGCCTACCACCACGGCAGCGTCGTCGTCGACCACGTGCACCGGGCGGTCGGTGAGCCGCTTCAACCGGTCGAGCGTTTCCAGCGGTACGCCGCCATGCACGCCGCCGTCCTCGTCGCGCTGGGTGCCGACGCCCGGATCGGCCCGGTGCCCGGTGAGTACTGTCCCGGCGACTACAGCATCAACGCGGGCGGCGCCAAGATCGTCGGATCGGCCCAGCGGGTGACCCGGGACGGCTGGTTGTTCAGCACGGTCATCCAGGTCACCGGTGCGGCACGGCTACGCGAGGTGCTGACCCCGGCCTACGCCGAACTCGGCTACGACTTCGAGCCGGCCACCGTCGGTGCCCTGGAGGACGTCGTGGCGGGAGTGACCGTGCCGACGGTGGCCGACGCGGTCCGGGCCGCCTACCGTGCGCTGAGCTGA
- a CDS encoding SPFH domain-containing protein, protein MTEHLDLPAPQVRERTARDASGWPVLAIGGVVMLIAAAVFVVAVQQDSVALVLSLIGVSLLLLLGTLIVLAGLTPVAPGEARVLQLLGRYTGTVRTDGLRWVNPLTNRRRVSTRIRNHESDVLKVNDADGNPIEIAAVVVWQVQDTARAVFEVDDFIEFVAIQTETAVRHIANSYSYDSHDTELMSLRDNADEITARLSEEIGVRVAAAGVKIIESRLTRLAYSPEIAHAMLRRQQANAIVAARTRIVEGAVGMVELALARLTEHDVVELDEERKAAMVSNLLVVLCGDRDAQPVVNTGTLYS, encoded by the coding sequence ATGACCGAACACCTCGACCTTCCTGCTCCGCAGGTGCGTGAGCGCACCGCCCGTGACGCCTCCGGCTGGCCGGTCCTCGCCATTGGTGGGGTGGTCATGCTGATCGCCGCCGCGGTCTTCGTCGTCGCGGTCCAGCAGGACAGCGTGGCCCTCGTGCTGAGCCTGATCGGCGTGAGTCTGCTGCTCCTGCTGGGCACCCTGATCGTGCTCGCCGGGCTCACCCCGGTCGCACCCGGCGAGGCCCGCGTCCTGCAGTTGCTGGGCCGCTACACCGGCACCGTCCGCACCGACGGCCTGCGCTGGGTCAACCCGCTCACCAACCGCCGCCGCGTCTCCACCCGGATCCGTAACCACGAGAGCGACGTCCTCAAGGTCAACGACGCCGACGGCAACCCGATCGAGATCGCCGCCGTGGTCGTCTGGCAGGTGCAGGACACCGCGCGAGCCGTCTTCGAGGTCGACGACTTCATCGAGTTCGTCGCCATCCAGACCGAGACGGCCGTGCGGCACATCGCCAACAGCTACTCCTACGACTCGCACGACACCGAGCTGATGTCGCTGCGGGACAACGCCGACGAGATCACCGCCCGGCTGTCGGAGGAGATCGGGGTCCGGGTCGCCGCGGCCGGCGTGAAGATCATCGAGTCACGGCTCACCCGCCTCGCCTACTCACCGGAGATCGCCCACGCCATGCTGCGCCGCCAGCAGGCCAACGCGATCGTCGCCGCCCGCACCCGGATCGTCGAGGGCGCCGTCGGCATGGTCGAGCTGGCGCTGGCCCGGCTCACCGAGCACGATGTGGTCGAGCTGGACGAGGAGCGCAAGGCCGCCATGGTCAGTAACCTGCTGGTCGTCCTCTGCGGCGACCGGGACGCCCAGCCCGTCGTCAACACGGGCACCCTCTACTCCTGA
- a CDS encoding serine hydrolase domain-containing protein, whose product MPSRRAVLAGSAAAAVAAGVGTTSPAAASPGGLDRAALQAALDQVVATGATAALARVDGPSGSWRGSSGVIELGRPGRPSAGGRYRVGSITKTFVATVILQLAGERRLGLDDTLERWLPGAIPGGNRITVRNLLQHTSGIFNYTNALFATVEDVLRARYRTFRPEELVALAAAQPPEFEPGTSWSYSNTNYLLLGMIVRKVTGRAYGREVHDRILRPLRLHGTEVPGTDTTIDGPHAHGYEPIELDGEPVPLDFTDLNPSMAGAAGEIVSTTADLNRFYRTLLSGRLLRRAQLTEMLTPFGEAGYGLGIYQQPLPDGRILWGHSGGIFGFVSYSFSTPDARTQLSISINPWLGDPGPALNDLAALAFGVTAPSTFRAAPGFPVLGIRMPPT is encoded by the coding sequence ATGCCTAGTCGCCGAGCAGTCCTGGCCGGATCCGCCGCCGCCGCGGTGGCCGCCGGAGTCGGGACCACGTCACCGGCCGCGGCGTCACCCGGCGGCCTGGATCGGGCCGCGTTACAGGCCGCACTCGACCAGGTCGTCGCGACCGGCGCCACCGCCGCGCTGGCTCGGGTGGACGGCCCGTCCGGCAGCTGGCGCGGATCCAGCGGCGTCATCGAGCTCGGCCGTCCGGGCCGCCCCTCCGCCGGAGGACGGTACCGGGTCGGCAGCATCACCAAGACCTTCGTGGCCACCGTGATCCTCCAGCTCGCCGGAGAACGGCGGCTCGGCCTGGACGACACCCTCGAACGGTGGCTGCCGGGTGCGATACCCGGTGGGAACCGGATCACCGTCCGCAACCTGCTGCAGCACACCAGCGGGATCTTCAACTACACGAACGCGCTGTTCGCGACGGTCGAGGACGTGCTGCGGGCCAGGTACCGGACGTTCCGCCCGGAGGAACTGGTCGCGCTGGCCGCCGCCCAGCCGCCCGAGTTCGAGCCGGGCACGTCGTGGTCCTACTCGAACACCAACTACCTCCTGCTCGGCATGATCGTGCGGAAGGTCACCGGGCGGGCGTACGGCCGGGAGGTCCACGACCGCATCCTGCGGCCGTTGCGGCTGCACGGCACCGAGGTACCCGGCACCGACACGACGATCGACGGGCCACACGCGCACGGCTACGAGCCGATCGAACTCGACGGCGAGCCGGTGCCCCTGGACTTCACCGACCTCAACCCGTCGATGGCGGGGGCCGCCGGTGAGATCGTCTCCACCACGGCCGACCTGAACCGCTTCTACCGCACCCTGCTGAGCGGTCGCCTCCTGCGGCGCGCCCAGCTGACCGAGATGCTGACCCCGTTCGGCGAGGCGGGTTACGGCCTCGGCATCTACCAGCAGCCGCTGCCCGACGGCCGGATCCTGTGGGGTCACAGCGGCGGCATCTTCGGGTTCGTCAGCTATTCGTTCTCCACCCCGGACGCCCGGACCCAGCTGAGCATCTCGATCAACCCGTGGCTCGGCGACCCCGGCCCGGCACTGAACGACCTGGCGGCCCTCGCCTTCGGGGTGACCGCACCGTCCACCTTCCGGGCGGCGCCCGGCTTCCCGGTCCTGGGGATCCGCATGCCCCCCACGTGA
- the lon gene encoding endopeptidase La codes for MSKRLPVLFLDDIVLLPGMVVPVQLDEAAQTVVDAARTSARSELLIAPRLEDRYASYGVVATVEQVGRIRGGEPAAVLRTGPRAKIGSGVTGPGAALWVEAEPVDTAKPSEQVRELAAEYKKLVVSVLQKREAWQVIDSVSAIDDPSDLADTAGWAPYLSSDRKRELLETPDVEARLKLLIEWTRDFLAESEVNETIEKDVRENVEKRNREYLLREQLKAIRKELGEGEADGKDDYRARIEAADLPEAVREAAQREVDKLERAGDQNPEAGWIRTWLDTVLDLPWNVRTTDNTDLAAARAVLDADHHGLDEVKERIVEYLGVRARRESRGLETVGGRGSGAVILLAGPPGVGKTSLGESVARTLGRKFVRVALGGVRDEAEIRGHRRTYVGALPGRIVRAIRESGSMNPVVLLDEVDKVGSDYRGDPAAALLEVLDPAQNHTFRDHYLDLDLDLSDVLFIATANVLETIPQALFDRMELIAIDGYTENDKVAIARDFLIPRQLERAALSADEVTVTEDALREIAANYTREAGVRSFERLLAKAFRKVSLRELPATVDAGDLTDLIGRPRFTPESGERTAVPGVATGLAVTGMGGDVLYIEASLLPGTTPGLSVTGQLGDVMKESAQIALSYVRAHAGELGVSPEQLDHPIHLHVPAGAVPKDGPSAGVTMTTALVSLLLGRNVRAEIGMTGEVSLTGRVLPIGGVKQKLLAAQRAGLTEVYIPKRNEPDLDEVPADVLQALTVHLVADVREILATALEAVTTDAVAAV; via the coding sequence GTGAGCAAGCGACTCCCCGTGCTCTTCCTCGACGACATCGTCCTGCTTCCGGGCATGGTCGTTCCGGTGCAGCTGGACGAGGCCGCCCAGACCGTCGTCGACGCGGCACGCACCTCGGCCCGCTCCGAACTGCTGATCGCCCCGCGGCTGGAGGACCGGTACGCGTCCTACGGTGTGGTGGCGACGGTCGAGCAGGTCGGCCGGATCCGTGGCGGCGAACCGGCCGCCGTGCTGCGCACCGGCCCGCGCGCGAAGATCGGCAGTGGCGTGACCGGGCCCGGCGCGGCCCTGTGGGTGGAGGCCGAGCCGGTCGACACCGCGAAGCCGTCCGAGCAGGTCCGTGAGCTGGCCGCCGAGTACAAGAAGCTGGTCGTCTCGGTGCTGCAGAAGCGCGAGGCGTGGCAGGTCATCGACTCGGTCAGTGCCATCGACGACCCGAGCGATCTGGCCGACACCGCGGGCTGGGCGCCGTACCTGTCCAGCGACCGCAAGCGTGAACTGCTGGAGACCCCCGACGTCGAGGCCCGGCTGAAGCTGCTGATCGAGTGGACCCGCGACTTCCTGGCCGAGTCCGAGGTCAACGAGACGATCGAGAAGGACGTCCGCGAGAACGTCGAGAAGCGCAACCGCGAATACCTGCTGCGGGAGCAGCTCAAGGCGATTCGCAAGGAACTCGGCGAGGGCGAGGCCGACGGTAAGGACGACTACCGGGCCCGGATCGAGGCCGCCGACCTCCCCGAGGCGGTCCGTGAGGCCGCGCAGCGTGAGGTCGACAAGCTGGAGCGGGCCGGCGACCAGAACCCGGAGGCGGGCTGGATCCGCACCTGGCTGGACACCGTGCTGGACCTGCCGTGGAACGTCCGCACCACGGACAACACCGATCTGGCGGCGGCCCGCGCGGTCCTCGACGCCGATCACCACGGCCTGGACGAGGTCAAGGAACGCATCGTCGAGTATCTGGGGGTCCGGGCCCGCCGCGAGTCGCGCGGCCTGGAGACGGTCGGCGGCCGCGGTTCGGGGGCGGTGATCCTGCTGGCCGGCCCGCCCGGAGTCGGCAAGACGTCGCTCGGCGAGTCGGTCGCACGGACGTTGGGCCGTAAGTTCGTGCGGGTGGCGCTCGGCGGCGTCCGGGACGAGGCGGAGATCCGCGGACACCGGCGCACCTATGTGGGCGCGCTGCCGGGCCGGATCGTGCGGGCGATCCGCGAGTCGGGTTCGATGAACCCGGTGGTGCTGCTCGACGAGGTGGACAAGGTGGGCAGCGACTACCGGGGCGACCCGGCCGCCGCGCTGCTGGAGGTGCTGGACCCGGCGCAGAACCACACGTTCCGCGACCACTACCTGGACCTCGACCTGGACCTGTCGGACGTGCTGTTCATCGCGACCGCCAACGTGCTGGAGACGATCCCGCAGGCACTGTTCGACCGGATGGAACTGATCGCGATCGACGGCTACACCGAGAACGACAAGGTCGCCATCGCCCGCGACTTCCTGATCCCCCGGCAGCTCGAGCGCGCCGCGCTCTCGGCCGACGAGGTGACGGTCACCGAGGACGCTCTGCGCGAGATCGCCGCCAACTACACCCGGGAGGCGGGGGTACGGTCGTTCGAGCGCCTGCTGGCCAAGGCGTTCCGCAAGGTGTCGCTGCGGGAGCTGCCGGCCACCGTCGACGCCGGTGACCTGACGGATCTGATCGGTCGGCCCCGGTTCACGCCGGAGTCCGGTGAGCGGACCGCGGTCCCCGGGGTCGCCACCGGCCTGGCCGTCACCGGCATGGGCGGTGACGTGCTCTACATCGAGGCGTCCCTGCTGCCCGGCACGACGCCCGGCCTGTCGGTCACCGGCCAGCTCGGCGACGTGATGAAGGAGTCCGCGCAGATCGCGCTCTCCTACGTCCGGGCGCACGCCGGTGAGCTGGGGGTCTCGCCCGAGCAGCTGGACCACCCGATCCACCTGCACGTCCCGGCCGGGGCGGTGCCCAAGGACGGGCCGTCGGCGGGTGTCACGATGACGACCGCGCTGGTGTCGCTGCTGCTGGGGCGCAACGTGCGGGCCGAGATCGGGATGACCGGTGAGGTGTCGCTGACCGGGCGGGTGCTGCCGATCGGCGGGGTGAAGCAGAAGCTGCTCGCCGCCCAGCGGGCCGGGCTGACCGAGGTGTACATCCCGAAGCGCAACGAGCCGGATCTCGACGAGGTCCCGGCCGACGTGTTGCAGGCGCTGACCGTACACCTCGTCGCCGATGTGCGGGAGATCCTCGCCACCGCGCTGGAGGCGGTGACCACCGACGCGGTCGCGGCGGTCTAG
- the yiaA gene encoding inner membrane protein YiaA produces MTSQSPLPAKPTAAFVGASWAALMLGIVSFLVGLWNAQMARSEKGFYAAVLVLGLFAAISLQKSVRDRAEGIPVTSLYLGLAWAVVGIAIVMLVVGLVNSPLELSEKGFYGLSFAMALFAAVAVQKNVRDTLQHQGPPQQHGGYQ; encoded by the coding sequence GTGACCAGCCAATCTCCGCTCCCGGCCAAACCCACCGCCGCGTTCGTCGGCGCCTCGTGGGCGGCTCTGATGCTCGGCATCGTCTCGTTCCTGGTCGGCCTCTGGAATGCTCAGATGGCCCGCAGTGAGAAGGGCTTCTACGCGGCGGTGCTGGTCCTCGGCCTGTTCGCCGCGATCTCCCTGCAGAAATCGGTGCGTGACCGGGCCGAGGGTATTCCGGTGACCTCGCTCTATCTCGGTCTGGCCTGGGCGGTCGTCGGCATCGCGATCGTGATGCTGGTGGTCGGCCTGGTGAACAGTCCGCTGGAGTTGAGCGAGAAGGGCTTCTACGGTCTGTCGTTCGCGATGGCGCTGTTCGCGGCGGTCGCCGTGCAGAAGAACGTCCGTGACACGCTGCAGCACCAGGGGCCACCGCAGCAGCACGGCGGATATCAGTGA
- a CDS encoding sensor domain-containing diguanylate cyclase, giving the protein MGEDDDEIRRLRAELAQSRAISARALARATRLAQLVTALGKVTEVDDVLECAVCDVAEMFDADVAVVLTPADGGLRLAAQWGIAARHLPSGTVSAPAAVQSLSAARPVTAAPVGESPAPEWLSAGGLSHLAYGLLTVRGEHLGHLLLARTEDRPFDDADIQELIAIVSRISLAIDNGRLYRRTQDQLHRLQRLNAVTAGLAGMVDVITAARNIVDTMIEHVPLAGAAVYLTDIYGEELAAGGGAEWPRILDEIPPGALALRLGSQDPSAGRLLLTGVPPDGTDARSFLDHLVDVGGLVLEKALLFQRIRMQAETDVLTGMPNRAYFMETLAASLSRCRQDGSDVAILFIDMDGFKAVNDTYGHDAGDQLLIAAAQRLSETVGLHGIAARLGGDEFVIACTDTTTAEAELLAARIQEAVDAPYHLQLPSGEVEVTAGCSIGLCLAAGCGYDASSLLSTADADMYAAKQRRRAARRASAVGGLVRAVPQGAGLGQEDDRV; this is encoded by the coding sequence ATGGGGGAGGACGACGACGAGATCCGCCGGCTGCGCGCCGAGCTGGCCCAGTCGCGGGCCATCTCGGCTCGGGCCCTGGCCCGCGCCACCCGGCTGGCGCAGCTCGTCACCGCGCTGGGCAAGGTCACCGAGGTCGACGACGTGCTGGAATGCGCGGTGTGTGACGTCGCGGAGATGTTCGACGCCGACGTCGCGGTCGTGCTCACCCCGGCTGACGGAGGCCTGCGGTTGGCCGCGCAGTGGGGCATCGCGGCCCGGCACCTGCCTTCGGGAACCGTGTCGGCGCCCGCCGCTGTGCAGTCGCTCAGCGCGGCCCGGCCGGTGACCGCTGCACCCGTCGGCGAGAGTCCGGCACCCGAGTGGCTCTCCGCCGGCGGTCTGAGCCACCTCGCGTACGGGCTGCTCACCGTCCGGGGCGAGCACCTCGGGCACCTGCTGCTGGCCCGGACCGAGGACCGGCCCTTCGACGATGCGGACATCCAGGAATTGATCGCGATCGTCAGCCGGATCTCGCTCGCCATCGACAACGGGCGGCTGTACCGGCGCACCCAGGATCAGTTGCACCGGCTGCAACGCCTGAACGCGGTCACCGCCGGGCTGGCCGGCATGGTCGACGTGATCACCGCGGCCCGCAACATCGTCGACACCATGATCGAACACGTGCCGCTGGCCGGGGCCGCGGTCTACCTGACCGATATCTACGGCGAGGAACTGGCCGCGGGCGGCGGCGCCGAATGGCCCCGGATCCTCGACGAGATCCCGCCCGGAGCCCTCGCCCTGCGCCTGGGCAGCCAGGACCCGAGCGCCGGCCGGCTGCTGCTCACCGGCGTCCCGCCGGACGGCACCGATGCGCGGTCGTTCCTCGACCACCTGGTCGACGTCGGTGGCCTCGTGTTGGAGAAGGCGCTGCTGTTCCAGCGGATCCGGATGCAGGCCGAGACCGACGTGCTCACCGGCATGCCGAACCGGGCCTACTTCATGGAGACCCTGGCGGCCTCACTCAGCCGGTGCCGGCAGGACGGCAGCGACGTGGCGATCCTGTTCATCGACATGGACGGCTTCAAGGCGGTGAACGACACGTACGGCCACGACGCCGGTGACCAGCTGCTGATCGCCGCGGCCCAGCGCCTGTCCGAGACGGTCGGCCTGCACGGCATCGCGGCCCGACTGGGCGGCGACGAGTTCGTGATCGCCTGCACCGACACCACCACGGCGGAGGCCGAACTCCTCGCCGCCCGTATCCAGGAGGCCGTCGACGCGCCCTATCACCTGCAGCTGCCGTCAGGCGAGGTGGAGGTCACCGCCGGTTGCAGCATCGGGCTGTGTCTGGCCGCCGGCTGCGGATACGACGCATCGTCACTGCTCAGCACAGCCGACGCGGACATGTATGCGGCGAAACAGCGTCGTCGCGCGGCCCGGCGGGCGTCAGCCGTCGGCGGCCTCGTCCGGGCAGTCCCACAGGGCGCCGGCCTCGGTCAGGAGGACGACCGGGTTTGA
- a CDS encoding GOLPH3/VPS74 family protein, translating to MSVPGSLAQRMFLLAHDPDKGRVRVGTNLGAMIRAAALTDLYLNGHLTDERGRAALAPRRPVADPVLNALLDEIEGSRPRKWQSWVDRRQHATVVAVRAQLGAGGWARVEPYRILGIFPATRVTPRDPRVRKELLRRVRAALKEPVGRVEPADAALVAIVSAGDLGLVLDRKARREAKRRIQELTDLSGPVGPALRKSIEASAAGAAG from the coding sequence ATGAGCGTGCCCGGCAGCCTCGCCCAGCGGATGTTCCTACTGGCCCACGACCCCGACAAGGGTCGCGTCCGGGTCGGCACCAACCTCGGAGCCATGATCCGGGCGGCCGCCCTGACCGACCTCTACCTCAACGGCCATCTCACCGACGAGAGGGGCCGGGCCGCCCTCGCGCCGCGGCGTCCGGTCGCCGACCCGGTGCTCAACGCGCTCCTCGACGAGATCGAGGGCTCCCGCCCCCGCAAGTGGCAGTCGTGGGTGGACCGGCGGCAGCACGCCACCGTCGTCGCGGTCCGCGCGCAGCTCGGCGCCGGTGGCTGGGCGCGCGTGGAGCCGTACCGCATCCTCGGGATCTTTCCCGCGACGCGGGTGACGCCGCGCGACCCGCGGGTCCGCAAGGAGCTGCTGCGCCGGGTCCGGGCCGCGCTGAAGGAGCCGGTCGGCCGGGTCGAGCCGGCCGACGCCGCCCTGGTCGCGATCGTCAGCGCCGGTGACCTGGGCCTGGTCCTGGACCGGAAGGCCCGCCGCGAGGCCAAGCGCCGGATCCAGGAGCTCACCGACCTGAGCGGACCGGTCGGCCCGGCGCTGCGCAAGTCCATCGAGGCCTCGGCCGCCGGTGCCGCCGGGTAG